One Branchiostoma floridae strain S238N-H82 chromosome 1, Bfl_VNyyK, whole genome shotgun sequence genomic region harbors:
- the LOC118423543 gene encoding homeobox-containing protein 1-like yields the protein MCVNEPPIFTREQLILLTRQLSVYQSLQQTGLSEDSIFHIMPYMQQHITTNIDIDELHQNGKESKEKKAEKVDGEVIPCVKTSLEQITDEKLMTDVDELMRKIGTDMTDLNSEIKTFLRIHHISQDTVSKQIGTSQSVVSAFLLHGRGLKPVNKRALYTWYLRQKRNMSGISDTSCSQQSTMKRTFDLTNDSPAHGLDHKQRRFMVKWPSAATVILERFFQMDKNPTENQREEIARVCNDELQKAGEEYPHGQLMTSAQVQTWFMDRWFQNITKHQRSLELALRK from the exons ATGTGCGTCAATGAACCACCGATATTCACACGTGAGCAGCTCATCCTGCTGACGCGTCAGTTGTCGGTTTATCAGAGTCTGCAGCAGACTGGTCTGTCAGAGGACAGCATCTTCCACATCATGCCCTACATGCAGCAACATATAACAACAAACATCGATATCGACG AACTCCATCAAAATGGGAAAGAGTCAAAGGAGAAAAAAGCCGAGAAGGTAGATGGTGAGGTCATTCCCTGCGTAAAGACATCTCTGGAGCAAATCACAGATGAGAAGTTAATGACAGATGTGGACGAGTTAATGCG GAAAATTGGTACAGATATGACGGACTTAAATTCTGAAATCAAGACTTTTCTCCGTATTCATCACATTAGTCAAGACactgtgtcaaaacaaatcgGCACCAGCCAGAGTGTGGTGTCAGCGTTTCTTTTACATGGTCGAGGGCTGAAACCGGTCAATAAAAGAGCTCTCTATACTTGGTACCTGAGGCAGAAGAGGAATATGTCAGGGATATCAG aTACCAGTTGCAGTCAGCAAAGTACCATGAAGAGGACATTCGATTTGACAAATGATAGCCCTGCTCATGGCCTTGACCACAAGCAGCGCAGGTTTATGGTGAAGTGGCCATCAGCAGCTACAGTGATACTGGAGAGGTTCTTCCAAATGGACAAAAACCCCACCGAGAACCAGAGAGAGGAGATTGCACGTGTCTGTAATGACGAGTTACAAAAAGCAG GTGAAGAGTACCCTCATGGCCAGCTGATGACATCAGCGCAAGTCCAGACATGGTTCATGGATAGGTGGTTTCAGAATATAACAAAGCACCAACGATCGTTGGAGTTAGCTTTGCGGAAATAG